A single window of Corallincola holothuriorum DNA harbors:
- a CDS encoding DUF1294 domain-containing protein, giving the protein MKFQGKLTHWNDDKGFGFVEPNGGGERAFVHIKSFTRCSRRPVDGDLIVYEKKQQKDGRYKAENIRLVADRKTSKKRNGNPRKLGAAITIGFCAFLVFVIGTGRLPLEVLYFYIAVSVVTFFAYALDKSAAQNNRWRTQESTLHLFGLMGGWPGAFYAQNKLRHKSKKSAFKHVFWFTVVINLAMFSWLLTQEGTTLLRSVLGTLG; this is encoded by the coding sequence TTGAAGTTTCAAGGCAAGCTTACTCACTGGAATGATGACAAGGGCTTCGGCTTTGTCGAGCCCAATGGGGGCGGCGAGCGGGCTTTTGTTCATATTAAGTCGTTTACCCGTTGTTCACGCCGACCAGTGGATGGCGATCTGATTGTTTATGAGAAAAAGCAGCAAAAAGATGGGCGCTATAAAGCTGAGAATATCCGTCTTGTGGCTGATCGAAAAACAAGTAAAAAGCGCAACGGAAACCCCCGTAAGCTGGGGGCGGCTATCACCATCGGTTTTTGCGCGTTTTTAGTGTTTGTTATTGGCACCGGACGACTGCCATTAGAGGTTCTTTATTTTTATATCGCGGTCAGTGTTGTCACATTCTTTGCGTACGCTTTGGACAAGTCGGCCGCACAAAACAATCGATGGCGAACGCAGGAAAGTACGCTGCATTTATTTGGTTTGATGGGGGGCTGGCCTGGTGCCTTTTATGCGCAAAATAAGTTAAGGCATAAGTCTAAGAAATCAGCGTTTAAACACGTATTTTGGTTCACTGTGGTGATAAATCTTGCAATGTTCTCATGGCTTCTAACCCAAGAAGGCACGACGCTATTGCGCTCTGTTTTAGGTACATTAGGCTAA
- a CDS encoding gamma-glutamylcyclotransferase family protein encodes MTKLHYFAYGSNLHPLRLKERASSAEVLGVVEVKAAQLTFAKRGTDQSGKCSFLRTSNLENVVHGVIYELDACDKKPLDHAESLGFGYNQQSLNLVLHGTTYMPFTYVADRQYVDHSLVPYQWYKQFVILGAQFHAMPDAYVAWLASIVAIPDPDPQRNAENLARLDRMKEFSRPRKHV; translated from the coding sequence ATGACTAAGTTGCATTACTTTGCCTACGGATCAAACCTACATCCGCTCCGCTTGAAAGAGCGCGCATCTTCCGCAGAAGTGCTTGGTGTTGTTGAAGTGAAAGCGGCGCAGCTTACCTTTGCGAAGCGCGGCACTGACCAGTCAGGAAAGTGTAGTTTTTTAAGGACGTCGAATTTGGAAAATGTGGTGCATGGCGTCATCTATGAGTTGGATGCCTGTGACAAAAAGCCCCTCGATCATGCAGAAAGCCTTGGCTTTGGGTATAACCAGCAATCGCTGAATTTAGTGTTACATGGTACGACCTATATGCCGTTTACTTACGTCGCGGATCGACAGTATGTCGATCACTCGCTAGTTCCGTACCAGTGGTATAAACAGTTCGTTATCTTAGGTGCGCAGTTTCACGCTATGCCGGACGCGTATGTTGCCTGGCTGGCGAGTATTGTTGCTATCCCAGATCCAGATCCACAAAGGAACGCTGAGAATCTAGCTAGACTAGATCGTATGAAAGAGTTTAGCCGGCCAAGGAAGCATGTATGA
- a CDS encoding DUF6500 family protein encodes MKESLRRKIIEVCDKKIASKGENVGLSFYAFFANKNDDPELLMEAATWWIMENKLDHFEKALKIKGMIESV; translated from the coding sequence ATGAAAGAAAGCTTAAGAAGAAAGATCATCGAGGTCTGCGACAAAAAAATTGCCAGCAAAGGTGAAAATGTCGGCTTATCTTTTTATGCTTTTTTCGCAAATAAGAATGATGATCCTGAATTGCTGATGGAAGCGGCGACATGGTGGATCATGGAAAATAAGTTAGATCACTTTGAAAAAGCATTGAAAATAAAGGGAATGATTGAGTCCGTTTAG
- a CDS encoding MalT transcriptional regulator family protein: MQATLLSQSKISLGDEWRFQPPALPRPLIIKQKLLNQLAETPLVASVVAPSGYGKTVLSAQLFAQWQGVRAWCTFADIDLRLHDLVRILIGACQHALQFDEALLQRIQQGLIDDPKSLLESLLQQLADNPTPTLLILDNLPKIDTQDTLSALDQLIEQWPKQHKLLINSSATEWQKHLSITNIAALCSPALNTIRFDDKETIALLGDSLSPALQSLALPFIDGSPAITWIAKNACLNKQELEAINSPEELIEHGQRKITAALPPAAREFILASSLMDYFNLTLVEQMLEHDCHSLLPGLLKQQLLLGQNDDQGWFHFHQLWRVKLRQVLLSENADLAKGLVRRAATWWMNHKQPRQAIYLARTTDDVQLMQQLVAEHGWLMFQRGYHQLLKETLLAIPETIRKQDPALLMVAAKVLLIDDVPAAHQALDQLAAHIVDNSEASRAIKVSHACLTATYALKECDLPLLRQYAKTAYELAPVAPDILVPSAYAALAEQLWLEGDIEKARFLWLGALQEAKKRNYVTDLLWQLHFVATTFFYQGNAGAVARFYNEAHELEKRNQLVYNDALWCIYRTEAELALLRGNWEVAIADTQQAMHITRSWPEEAQLPCLVLTALHHLATQGDNHGFAEQIAQIERITHDYQHHPFVRHRAEQLLLHCWHKQNDGVKMQRWLSEQLNQIHGRTLFDLHHRRNIAQAHLYCGDIEAAEELAEQTAIMAAEYTAHAEQLSAQFIWLQTQASVATTEIDVYLHTLQQQQRLGEITLYAEIFRGWLPRFNIGDESYRIIQAHLPPSNH; this comes from the coding sequence ATGCAGGCAACGCTTTTGTCACAGTCAAAAATCAGTCTCGGCGACGAGTGGCGCTTTCAACCACCGGCACTGCCCAGACCGCTGATTATAAAGCAGAAACTACTTAACCAGTTGGCAGAAACGCCATTGGTTGCTTCCGTAGTGGCCCCTTCTGGCTATGGTAAAACCGTATTGTCGGCACAGCTATTCGCACAATGGCAAGGGGTGCGCGCCTGGTGCACCTTCGCCGACATAGATCTCCGCTTACATGATTTAGTGAGAATACTGATCGGTGCCTGCCAGCACGCACTGCAGTTTGATGAAGCGCTGCTGCAACGCATTCAACAAGGGTTAATCGATGATCCGAAATCACTGCTCGAATCCCTGTTACAACAACTGGCCGACAATCCCACACCCACCCTGCTGATACTGGATAATCTGCCAAAAATCGATACTCAAGATACGCTTAGCGCTCTAGACCAATTGATTGAACAATGGCCAAAGCAACACAAACTGTTGATCAATAGCAGTGCAACGGAATGGCAAAAGCATCTATCAATCACCAATATCGCAGCGCTCTGCTCACCCGCTTTAAATACCATTCGGTTCGATGACAAAGAAACCATCGCCCTGCTCGGTGATAGCTTATCTCCCGCATTACAATCGCTGGCACTGCCATTTATCGATGGCTCACCTGCAATCACCTGGATCGCCAAAAATGCTTGTCTCAACAAGCAGGAACTGGAAGCGATCAATAGTCCAGAAGAGCTCATAGAGCACGGCCAGAGAAAGATCACGGCAGCACTGCCCCCTGCTGCCCGTGAATTTATCCTTGCCAGTTCACTCATGGATTATTTCAACCTGACCTTAGTCGAGCAGATGCTGGAACATGATTGCCACTCACTACTTCCAGGGTTATTAAAGCAACAGCTGCTATTGGGGCAAAATGACGATCAGGGTTGGTTTCACTTTCATCAGTTATGGCGAGTAAAGCTGCGACAAGTACTACTAAGTGAAAATGCCGATCTAGCCAAAGGGCTAGTGCGCCGGGCAGCCACATGGTGGATGAATCATAAGCAACCGCGACAAGCGATTTATCTGGCCCGTACCACTGACGATGTGCAACTGATGCAACAGCTTGTGGCTGAGCACGGTTGGTTAATGTTCCAGCGGGGCTACCACCAACTGCTGAAAGAGACGCTGTTGGCAATACCAGAAACGATCCGAAAGCAGGATCCCGCCCTGCTGATGGTGGCAGCCAAGGTATTGTTGATTGACGATGTGCCCGCCGCTCATCAGGCACTTGACCAGCTAGCTGCACATATTGTTGATAATAGCGAAGCCAGTCGGGCAATTAAGGTCAGCCACGCCTGCCTTACCGCCACCTATGCATTGAAAGAGTGTGATCTTCCCCTGTTACGACAATATGCCAAAACCGCTTATGAACTAGCACCAGTAGCGCCAGACATTCTGGTACCGTCGGCCTATGCCGCGTTGGCAGAGCAGCTATGGCTAGAAGGCGATATCGAGAAAGCCAGATTCCTCTGGCTGGGCGCACTGCAAGAAGCGAAAAAGCGCAACTATGTCACCGACCTCCTGTGGCAACTGCACTTTGTTGCTACCACCTTTTTCTATCAGGGCAATGCGGGCGCGGTGGCACGTTTTTACAATGAAGCCCACGAGCTCGAAAAGCGTAACCAGCTGGTATATAACGACGCACTTTGGTGTATCTATCGCACGGAAGCGGAACTGGCGCTGCTACGCGGTAACTGGGAGGTCGCGATAGCCGATACCCAACAGGCGATGCATATCACCCGCAGCTGGCCAGAAGAGGCACAGCTGCCTTGCCTGGTATTAACCGCCTTGCACCACCTCGCCACCCAAGGTGATAACCATGGCTTTGCGGAGCAGATCGCACAGATAGAACGTATCACCCACGACTATCAGCATCATCCTTTCGTCAGGCACCGCGCGGAACAATTACTGCTGCACTGTTGGCATAAACAAAACGACGGCGTAAAAATGCAACGCTGGCTCTCTGAGCAGCTCAATCAGATCCATGGCCGGACACTGTTCGACCTCCATCACCGCCGCAATATCGCCCAAGCACATCTCTACTGTGGCGATATTGAAGCAGCTGAGGAGTTAGCAGAACAGACAGCAATCATGGCTGCGGAATACACCGCACACGCAGAGCAACTCAGCGCCCAATTTATCTGGCTACAAACTCAAGCATCCGTCGCCACAACCGAAATAGATGTTTATCTGCATACACTACAGCAGCAACAGCGCTTGGGGGAAATCACCCTCTACGCTGAAATATTCAGGGGCTGGTTACCCCGCTTTAATATCGGCGATGAAAGCTACCGGATAATTCAGGCCCACCTGCCGCCGAGTAACCATTAG
- a CDS encoding GFA family protein, with the protein MIGKCLCGSVEFEINKDHIKLYQCHCQLCRKQSGTYSNAATIVPTSLFKLVKGQSQIRSWVKQTGFRSDFCQQCGSPVPNPLRDTPYYWVPAGLIEDIGDAEVISHLFVGSKASWDKPNPDADTHFAFPEHGLQAHIEQLNNE; encoded by the coding sequence ATGATTGGCAAGTGTCTTTGCGGAAGTGTTGAGTTTGAAATCAACAAAGATCATATCAAACTGTATCAGTGTCATTGTCAGTTGTGCCGGAAGCAAAGTGGTACCTATTCCAATGCTGCGACTATCGTACCGACCTCTCTATTTAAGCTTGTTAAGGGTCAGTCGCAGATCCGAAGCTGGGTAAAACAGACCGGCTTTCGTTCGGATTTTTGCCAGCAATGTGGCTCCCCAGTGCCTAACCCATTACGAGATACCCCATACTATTGGGTGCCTGCGGGGTTAATTGAGGATATCGGGGATGCCGAGGTGATCTCCCATCTTTTTGTTGGCTCAAAAGCGTCGTGGGATAAACCTAACCCTGATGCAGACACCCACTTCGCCTTTCCAGAGCATGGTTTGCAGGCTCACATTGAGCAGCTTAATAACGAGTAG
- a CDS encoding alpha/beta hydrolase: protein MTKINKAWFCYALAGVLSLGGALVGCESTPPASQPEVIASVTFKIKVPNSTPSEDEIFMISDFDDFFNLGVIEKYTATREEDGFYYLEVPQPNVDHFYFLFARRSDERLKEVAESGKLRPDRFYQYKGADEQVEITIENWEDFPTDLKLGDTVSPNVHQVADFNMPQLGRTTDLVIYLPPDYQSVSTQKYPVIYMTDGQNLFDEFTSFAGEWRIDEILDKEIAAGTMPPVIIVGIYNGPKRANEYIPWDFGFMGQPEQSVADQFIDFIQETLKPYIDSNYRTLSGATNTGIAGSSFGGLFALYAGITQPDTFGMVGAFSPSVWVNLGDAKYPGIKELVTEGDLSAQLRLYMDGGAEEPPAIDEMRMMKRLLKEQKFPEQQLMIVEDPTGGHNERSWSARFPVALKWLLTADS from the coding sequence ATGACGAAAATAAATAAGGCTTGGTTTTGCTACGCACTTGCTGGTGTGTTGAGTTTGGGAGGGGCTTTGGTTGGTTGCGAATCGACGCCGCCAGCCAGTCAGCCAGAGGTTATCGCTAGCGTTACCTTTAAAATTAAGGTGCCGAACTCTACGCCATCAGAGGACGAGATCTTTATGATTTCAGACTTCGATGATTTTTTTAATCTAGGTGTGATAGAGAAATATACTGCCACGCGTGAAGAGGACGGCTTCTATTACTTGGAGGTGCCTCAGCCTAATGTCGATCATTTCTATTTTCTTTTTGCCCGTCGCAGTGATGAGCGGCTAAAAGAGGTTGCTGAATCAGGAAAGTTAAGACCTGACCGTTTTTACCAATACAAAGGCGCTGATGAGCAGGTAGAGATCACGATTGAAAACTGGGAGGACTTCCCTACAGACTTAAAGCTGGGTGATACCGTCAGCCCAAACGTTCATCAAGTGGCTGATTTCAATATGCCTCAGCTGGGTAGAACGACAGATCTAGTTATCTATCTTCCTCCTGATTATCAGAGTGTCTCCACCCAGAAATATCCGGTCATCTACATGACCGATGGTCAGAACCTGTTCGATGAATTTACTTCATTCGCTGGCGAGTGGCGCATTGATGAGATCCTGGATAAGGAGATTGCCGCAGGCACCATGCCGCCAGTGATTATTGTTGGTATCTACAACGGACCGAAACGAGCCAATGAGTATATCCCTTGGGACTTTGGCTTTATGGGCCAGCCAGAGCAGTCCGTTGCTGATCAGTTTATTGACTTTATTCAGGAGACGCTGAAGCCCTATATCGACAGTAATTACCGCACCTTGTCAGGCGCAACCAATACAGGCATCGCAGGCAGCTCTTTTGGTGGCTTGTTTGCACTGTATGCTGGAATAACACAACCAGATACCTTTGGTATGGTGGGGGCGTTTTCCCCTTCGGTTTGGGTCAACTTGGGAGATGCTAAGTACCCTGGAATCAAAGAGCTGGTGACTGAGGGCGATCTGTCTGCTCAATTACGTTTGTACATGGATGGAGGGGCTGAGGAGCCACCCGCTATTGATGAGATGCGCATGATGAAACGTTTGTTGAAAGAGCAGAAATTCCCCGAGCAACAATTGATGATCGTTGAAGATCCAACCGGTGGTCATAACGAACGCTCATGGTCTGCTCGCTTTCCTGTAGCACTGAAATGGCTGTTAACAGCAGACTCGTAA
- a CDS encoding LbtU family siderophore porin, with product MNKPLIASAVLFTLSSGNALAADPKTEIERLKDRLEQLEKAQDEQAKANAPASEWNKYITVSGVVEVEAGYADPFAGDSESDIVLATAELGVTAIVHPWVAADIVFLYEEDETDLEVDVATVTIANPDGSWHLLAGKQYLPFGNYETSAISDPLTLEIGEILESAVLIGVENSGFHIAGYVFNGDLDEDGDNQIDSFGATAGYRFENDNNAFAANVGYINSIGDADALSDTLPSSEVQEYVGGIAFDATYSFSDFTLIGEYVSATDNFAADEIAFHGKGAEPSAWNLEVDYAFAIANMGAVAALAYQGTDEAVALELPESRIVAALSLGIFDNTALAFEYAYDTDYDESDGGTGENASTITVQLAYEF from the coding sequence ATGAATAAGCCCCTTATCGCATCTGCAGTATTGTTTACTTTGAGCAGCGGAAACGCACTCGCAGCCGATCCAAAAACCGAGATCGAGCGTCTAAAAGATCGCCTCGAACAGTTGGAAAAAGCGCAGGATGAGCAAGCTAAAGCGAATGCACCCGCCAGCGAATGGAACAAATACATCACCGTATCAGGGGTCGTTGAAGTAGAAGCTGGCTATGCCGATCCGTTTGCAGGCGACAGCGAGAGCGATATTGTACTGGCGACCGCAGAGCTAGGGGTCACCGCTATAGTGCATCCATGGGTTGCAGCCGACATCGTTTTCCTTTACGAAGAGGATGAGACAGATCTTGAAGTAGACGTTGCCACTGTCACCATCGCTAACCCTGATGGCTCTTGGCATCTGCTCGCTGGTAAACAATATCTGCCGTTCGGAAACTATGAAACAAGCGCCATATCTGATCCGCTGACACTAGAAATTGGCGAGATCCTTGAATCAGCAGTTCTGATTGGCGTCGAAAATAGTGGCTTCCATATAGCTGGCTACGTATTTAACGGTGACCTCGACGAGGACGGTGATAACCAGATAGATAGTTTCGGTGCCACCGCTGGATACCGTTTTGAAAACGATAACAATGCGTTTGCTGCCAACGTCGGCTACATCAACAGTATCGGTGATGCAGATGCGCTAAGTGACACCCTCCCCTCCAGTGAAGTGCAGGAGTATGTCGGCGGTATCGCCTTCGACGCCACATACAGCTTCAGTGATTTCACCCTGATCGGCGAATATGTATCAGCCACAGACAACTTTGCAGCAGACGAAATAGCCTTTCACGGCAAAGGGGCTGAGCCGTCAGCCTGGAACCTGGAAGTTGATTACGCTTTTGCAATAGCCAACATGGGTGCCGTAGCGGCATTGGCTTATCAGGGCACTGATGAAGCGGTGGCTCTGGAGTTACCGGAATCGCGCATTGTTGCTGCGCTGTCGCTCGGTATTTTTGACAACACTGCGTTGGCGTTTGAGTACGCCTATGACACAGACTACGACGAGTCGGATGGCGGTACTGGTGAGAATGCCAGCACAATCACAGTACAGCTAGCTTACGAGTTCTAG
- a CDS encoding PQQ-binding-like beta-propeller repeat protein — protein sequence MVRKVKTPQLVEQQQLQGSGYVNNHLQSGDFWVVSRGAMVHCYRISDAKLVWSYQAQSSVYQGEVIADRLWLPSESGLLCLALSNGELLWQLPEFEGDVLAVSQNEMILVSKGDLQRLECRAVESGKLIWADDKLASARSCWAHDRYWILQLRDGELLCLSQQDQSIVWSNHLQQVIDNAGIHFCEYLGDCLVIHSGGELAALDIASNAVRWRFGLRDLSDLTALFAGGISVYCSVYQVCSDSDSVTYCYVLPGCVYQRLFRLRLSDGYLLEQFDMEDIPGLKIRALITADNDMFYAAAGNRLLNYDKRSHRVTYRYLDKNGAEFIGMHIAEGARTVTRDFETGRLHWFELPDLSPTTSAKQSEMALRSQFNCEQWQSLKELPLALYLLLIVTIGQRVDLADMMQAVKPQLQAMKKDQGPLVKALMTDLVAELKIALQKLVSLQPKFDHMIAIALTHLSICVDPGVAEGFKRTILQFADESAAALSSNHEMRPELQRTLLSLHSVFDL from the coding sequence ATGGTGCGAAAAGTAAAAACGCCACAATTAGTTGAACAACAGCAGTTGCAAGGCTCTGGTTACGTCAACAATCACCTGCAATCTGGAGACTTCTGGGTTGTTTCCAGAGGCGCGATGGTCCATTGCTACCGGATATCGGATGCCAAGCTGGTGTGGTCGTATCAAGCACAGTCGAGTGTGTATCAAGGGGAAGTCATAGCTGATCGCCTATGGTTGCCGAGTGAAAGTGGCCTTCTTTGTTTAGCGCTTTCGAATGGTGAACTGTTATGGCAACTACCAGAATTCGAAGGCGATGTGCTTGCCGTCAGCCAGAATGAAATGATCCTTGTCAGCAAAGGCGATTTACAAAGATTGGAATGCCGAGCGGTAGAATCAGGCAAGTTGATCTGGGCAGATGACAAACTGGCGAGCGCGAGATCCTGCTGGGCGCATGATAGGTATTGGATATTGCAGTTGCGTGATGGCGAATTACTTTGTTTGTCACAGCAAGATCAATCTATCGTTTGGAGCAACCACCTACAGCAAGTAATCGATAACGCCGGGATCCATTTCTGTGAGTACCTAGGTGATTGTCTGGTTATTCACTCTGGTGGTGAGCTTGCCGCGTTGGATATTGCATCGAATGCAGTTCGCTGGCGCTTTGGTTTGCGAGACCTGTCTGACTTAACTGCCTTATTTGCTGGCGGCATATCAGTGTACTGCAGTGTTTATCAAGTGTGCAGCGATAGCGACAGCGTGACCTATTGTTATGTTTTGCCCGGGTGCGTTTATCAGCGCCTGTTTCGGTTGCGGTTGAGTGATGGCTATTTGCTCGAGCAATTTGATATGGAAGATATTCCCGGCCTCAAGATTCGAGCACTGATAACGGCCGACAATGACATGTTCTATGCAGCAGCGGGTAATCGACTACTTAACTATGACAAGCGCTCTCATCGCGTTACTTATCGCTACTTGGACAAAAACGGCGCTGAGTTTATAGGGATGCACATTGCCGAAGGGGCTCGAACTGTAACGAGAGACTTCGAAACAGGCCGTTTGCATTGGTTTGAATTGCCCGATTTATCGCCGACCACAAGCGCGAAGCAGAGCGAGATGGCGTTACGTTCACAGTTTAATTGCGAACAGTGGCAAAGCCTTAAAGAGCTGCCGTTAGCTCTGTATCTATTGCTCATCGTTACGATTGGACAGCGTGTTGATTTGGCTGACATGATGCAGGCCGTTAAACCGCAGCTGCAAGCCATGAAAAAAGACCAAGGCCCGCTGGTGAAAGCGCTGATGACAGACCTGGTTGCTGAGTTAAAGATTGCTCTGCAGAAATTAGTGTCGTTACAGCCCAAGTTTGATCACATGATTGCTATAGCGCTGACCCATCTGTCGATATGCGTCGATCCGGGCGTGGCAGAGGGTTTTAAGCGCACAATACTGCAATTCGCAGATGAAAGTGCAGCTGCATTGTCATCGAATCACGAAATGCGACCAGAGTTACAACGTACTTTGCTTAGTCTGCACTCGGTATTCGATTTGTAG